A single Corynebacterium stationis DNA region contains:
- a CDS encoding FCD domain-containing protein, which produces MAFHRGVGEASGNTFMMRPWPVLEAEMTPVLAVEQEQRHDDSRACALHESLGECIRRGDRDEIYENLRMDVVGSAEESLETSTPNLR; this is translated from the coding sequence ATGGCTTTCCACCGCGGTGTCGGGGAAGCTTCCGGAAATACCTTCATGATGAGGCCGTGGCCAGTTCTGGAAGCGGAGATGACACCCGTGCTCGCCGTTGAGCAGGAGCAGCGCCATGACGACTCGCGTGCCTGCGCCCTGCACGAATCGCTGGGGGAGTGTATTCGCCGCGGTGATCGCGACGAAATTTATGAGAACCTACGCATGGACGTGGTGGGTAGTGCGGAAGAATCCCTGGAAACTTCGACGCCGAACCTACGGTAG
- a CDS encoding DUF2771 domain-containing protein: MATRKQARKQTLVQVLALLIAVVVIVVAVVLFQSWSNNRPGAHPKDIRVTATVGDESIEVAPYLVCEPGTECPEGEVPNLYVGENDTLKLDIPDDISRYQWQVLSIYDDPAANDETRHGAGETEAVEIPGSVDPIEASDSQDRPKLIVVEVSAVLIGADDNGDEAPYSSVWSLSTMSDEELAEQENM, encoded by the coding sequence ATGGCTACTCGCAAGCAGGCAAGAAAACAAACGCTCGTCCAAGTACTCGCGCTTTTAATCGCTGTTGTCGTCATCGTGGTTGCGGTAGTGCTCTTTCAGTCCTGGTCGAATAACCGCCCCGGCGCGCACCCGAAAGACATTCGCGTCACCGCCACCGTGGGCGATGAGTCCATTGAAGTCGCACCCTATTTAGTGTGCGAGCCTGGCACCGAATGCCCAGAAGGTGAAGTACCTAATTTATATGTGGGCGAAAATGACACCTTGAAGCTTGATATCCCCGATGACATCAGCCGGTATCAGTGGCAAGTGCTCAGCATCTACGACGACCCTGCTGCAAATGATGAAACCCGCCATGGCGCTGGTGAAACCGAAGCCGTTGAAATTCCCGGCTCCGTCGATCCTATCGAAGCATCTGATAGCCAAGACCGCCCCAAGCTCATTGTCGTTGAGGTTTCCGCTGTACTTATCGGCGCTGATGACAACGGCGACGAAGCACCATATTCCTCCGTCTGGTCCCTGTCGACTATGAGCGATGAGGAACTTGCTGAGCAGGAAAATATGTAG
- a CDS encoding DUF3027 domain-containing protein: MSSYSESSKSRPRRRRATRNAGRLRGEQHKSPLMSHEAVETARWALEEFGEGDVGQHLGIVMTGADSATHRFAADVPGYSGWEWHAVVACPPGESTVTISELALVPAAQALQAPQWVPWSDRIQPGDLGPGDLMPPEPNDPRIDGEELSKQGLDDALSRWRQGDYGPNSEMAKQAPLQCHTCAFFLAWDRSFGLCSNEFSADGHVVHSRYGCGAHSRTRVVDPEARKVQEPFDDEGPFF, translated from the coding sequence GTGTCTTCTTATAGTGAAAGCTCGAAGTCGCGTCCACGTCGCAGACGAGCAACGCGTAACGCAGGACGTTTACGAGGTGAACAACATAAATCCCCACTCATGTCGCACGAGGCAGTAGAAACTGCACGCTGGGCACTCGAAGAATTCGGGGAAGGAGATGTCGGGCAACACCTGGGCATCGTCATGACGGGCGCGGATTCAGCAACCCACCGCTTCGCAGCGGATGTACCTGGCTATTCCGGCTGGGAATGGCACGCGGTTGTGGCCTGCCCACCAGGTGAGAGCACGGTTACCATCAGCGAACTAGCGCTAGTGCCCGCAGCGCAAGCCCTGCAAGCACCCCAGTGGGTACCGTGGTCAGATCGCATCCAGCCGGGCGATTTAGGCCCAGGTGACTTGATGCCACCGGAGCCCAATGACCCGCGCATCGACGGCGAGGAGCTGTCGAAACAAGGACTCGATGACGCGCTGAGCCGGTGGCGGCAAGGTGATTACGGTCCGAATTCGGAGATGGCAAAGCAAGCACCGCTGCAGTGTCATACCTGTGCTTTCTTCTTAGCGTGGGATAGAAGCTTTGGACTGTGCTCCAACGAATTCTCTGCCGACGGACATGTGGTGCACTCGCGCTACGGCTGTGGTGCACATTCGCGTACCCGGGTGGTTGATCCTGAAGCCCGCAAGGTACAAGAGCCTTTCGACGATGAGGGGCCCTTCTTCTAA
- a CDS encoding NCS2 family permease: protein MNDVLDRYFKISERGSSIGTEVRAGTVSFFAMAYIILLNPLIIGTVEDVNGTTLGIPQVAAATALIAGVVTIFFGALSNYPFAFATGLGINSLVAVTLVAGEGLTWPQAMGLVVIEGIIIVLLAVSGFRSAVFNAIPMSMKAAIGVGIGLFIAMIGFVDGGFVTRVPDAAMTTVPVGLGQGGSIASWPVFIFVIGLIICGGLVVRNVRGGLFIGIIATTAIALVVQALAPSEDWGMATPAIPDSLGGMPDLSIVGQVDLFGAFANIGIIATTLLVFALLLANFFDAMGTFTALGKASGLADENGVLPDMKKALVLEGFGAVAGGLGSVSSNTVFADSSAGVGDGAKTGLANITTGVLFLAAMFLTPLYEVVPIEAASPVLVIVGVMMAGQLTTIEWRKMEVAIPSFLTIVIMPFTYSIANGIGVGFIAYALMMAFAGKAKQVHWIIWLVAALFLVFFSMEPLLSLVG, encoded by the coding sequence GTGAACGACGTACTTGACCGATATTTTAAGATTTCAGAACGTGGTTCCAGCATTGGAACTGAAGTCCGCGCGGGAACGGTGTCGTTCTTCGCCATGGCGTATATTATCCTGCTGAACCCGCTGATCATCGGCACAGTAGAAGACGTCAACGGAACTACTTTGGGCATCCCGCAGGTTGCAGCAGCAACCGCGTTGATTGCCGGTGTAGTTACCATTTTCTTCGGCGCACTGTCGAACTATCCTTTTGCCTTTGCAACCGGGCTGGGTATCAACTCGCTTGTCGCGGTCACGCTTGTTGCGGGCGAAGGTCTAACCTGGCCACAAGCAATGGGCTTGGTGGTCATCGAAGGTATCATCATCGTCCTGCTGGCGGTATCTGGCTTCCGTAGCGCGGTCTTCAACGCGATTCCGATGTCCATGAAAGCCGCCATCGGCGTCGGCATCGGCCTGTTTATCGCCATGATTGGCTTTGTGGACGGTGGCTTTGTCACCCGTGTTCCAGATGCTGCTATGACTACTGTCCCGGTTGGTTTGGGACAAGGCGGCTCTATTGCATCCTGGCCAGTCTTTATCTTTGTTATCGGCCTGATTATCTGTGGTGGTCTGGTGGTTCGCAACGTCCGCGGTGGCCTGTTCATCGGTATCATCGCAACGACTGCGATCGCTTTGGTTGTCCAGGCTCTCGCGCCATCTGAAGATTGGGGCATGGCAACACCAGCTATCCCAGATTCCCTGGGCGGTATGCCTGATTTGTCGATCGTCGGCCAGGTTGACCTGTTCGGTGCCTTTGCCAACATCGGCATCATCGCTACCACGCTGCTGGTCTTTGCTCTGCTTTTGGCAAACTTCTTTGATGCGATGGGTACTTTCACTGCGTTGGGTAAGGCCAGTGGCCTAGCTGATGAAAACGGCGTGCTGCCGGATATGAAAAAGGCATTGGTCCTCGAAGGCTTCGGCGCTGTTGCAGGTGGCCTAGGCTCTGTTTCCTCCAACACCGTTTTCGCAGACTCGTCCGCAGGTGTGGGCGATGGTGCAAAGACCGGCCTGGCAAATATCACCACTGGCGTGCTGTTCTTGGCTGCAATGTTTTTGACTCCTTTGTATGAGGTCGTGCCAATTGAGGCAGCTTCTCCAGTGCTCGTCATCGTCGGTGTGATGATGGCTGGCCAGCTCACCACCATTGAGTGGCGCAAGATGGAAGTTGCTATTCCATCCTTCCTCACCATCGTCATCATGCCTTTTACCTACTCGATTGCCAACGGTATCGGTGTTGGTTTCATCGCTTATGCATTGATGATGGCCTTTGCGGGAAAGGCCAAGCAGGTCCACTGGATCATCTGGCTGGTCGCAGCCTTGTTCCTAGTGTTCTTCTCCATGGAACCACTGCTTAGTCTCGTAGGTTAG
- a CDS encoding glutaminyl-peptide cyclotransferase, with protein sequence MPSLAKPALAALLTLSLALVGCSSTASQTDTLDSVAAEEGSEDASTSNIARFEAKVLERLPFDASLFTQGLEVTDSGDVLVGTGQYGESGIFTLPAGSDSARQHVRNDNAVFGEGITQYNSAEGPVIWQLSWDSGEAYKYDAESYELLDTASYPGEGWGLCSLGNTTLVMSDGTDELRHIDGETFAEQERVRVTMNGQAIDNINELECVDGEVFANVWFSTTVLRIDPATGEVTGTIDASGLENNAANDPDNVLNGIAHIPGTEEYYLTGKRWPDMYRVSFDPIS encoded by the coding sequence ATGCCCTCTCTCGCTAAGCCGGCTTTGGCTGCATTATTGACGCTTTCACTAGCCCTTGTTGGTTGTTCCAGCACAGCTTCGCAGACGGATACGCTCGATTCGGTGGCAGCTGAAGAAGGGTCAGAAGATGCATCGACAAGCAATATTGCGCGCTTTGAGGCAAAGGTCTTGGAGCGCTTGCCTTTCGATGCTTCCCTGTTCACCCAGGGTCTCGAGGTCACCGACTCAGGAGACGTCCTCGTTGGCACCGGGCAATACGGCGAATCGGGGATTTTCACCCTGCCGGCAGGAAGTGATTCAGCCAGGCAGCACGTGCGCAATGACAACGCTGTCTTTGGTGAGGGAATTACGCAATATAACAGCGCCGAAGGACCTGTGATCTGGCAGCTTTCGTGGGATTCGGGCGAGGCCTATAAATATGATGCCGAGAGCTATGAACTTTTAGACACCGCTTCTTATCCCGGCGAAGGCTGGGGTTTATGCAGCTTAGGTAACACCACGTTGGTGATGTCTGATGGCACGGATGAGCTACGGCATATCGATGGTGAAACTTTTGCTGAGCAAGAGCGTGTGCGCGTGACGATGAATGGCCAAGCCATCGACAATATTAACGAACTCGAATGCGTTGACGGCGAAGTCTTTGCCAATGTGTGGTTTAGCACCACCGTCTTGCGTATCGATCCTGCAACTGGTGAGGTCACCGGCACCATCGATGCCTCTGGGCTAGAAAATAACGCCGCCAACGACCCGGATAATGTGCTCAATGGTATCGCGCACATCCCGGGAACTGAAGAATATTACTTAACCGGCAAACGCTGGCCGGATATGTACCGAGTGAGCTTCGACCCTATTTCTTAA
- a CDS encoding TrmH family RNA methyltransferase: MLIADPQDPRLDDVRDLNKSDKSGEGLVIAEGHLVVSRLVASRFPVRCIVGFASALEHYVDTYGQPGCPMYEVDRETLAQVVGFDMHRGLVAAADRVAPLSVAEAIQGAKTIVILEGVGDHENIGSLFRNAAGMDVDAVLLGAGAADPLYRRSVRVSMGHVLRLPCARFDGGFTTWQRNLELLASEGFHLVSLTPDENAVHLAEAMAGHSKVALMVGAEGPGLTEHAMRATHVRARIPMAPGTDSLNVATAAAIAFYERQRSLL; the protein is encoded by the coding sequence ATGTTGATTGCAGACCCACAAGACCCTCGCTTAGATGATGTCCGCGACTTGAATAAGTCGGATAAATCAGGCGAGGGTTTAGTCATTGCTGAAGGCCACCTCGTTGTCTCTCGTCTGGTGGCATCGCGCTTTCCCGTGCGCTGCATCGTCGGCTTTGCTTCTGCCTTAGAGCACTATGTCGACACCTATGGCCAGCCCGGTTGCCCAATGTATGAGGTAGACCGTGAGACCCTAGCTCAGGTCGTTGGCTTTGATATGCACCGCGGGCTCGTTGCGGCTGCAGACCGCGTAGCCCCGCTCAGTGTTGCTGAGGCAATCCAAGGCGCGAAGACTATCGTGATTCTGGAAGGGGTAGGAGACCACGAGAATATTGGCTCGCTCTTTCGCAATGCCGCAGGCATGGATGTTGATGCGGTGTTGCTGGGGGCAGGGGCGGCAGACCCGCTCTACCGCCGCAGCGTGCGCGTATCGATGGGTCATGTCCTTCGCCTGCCTTGTGCGCGTTTCGATGGCGGGTTTACCACCTGGCAGCGCAACCTAGAGCTGCTTGCCAGCGAGGGCTTTCACCTTGTCTCACTAACCCCTGATGAAAACGCTGTGCACTTGGCTGAAGCCATGGCAGGGCATAGCAAAGTAGCGCTCATGGTGGGCGCTGAAGGCCCAGGGCTGACAGAGCATGCTATGCGCGCAACGCACGTGCGAGCACGCATCCCGATGGCTCCGGGGACGGATTCTTTAAATGTCGCTACCGCGGCTGCTATTGCCTTTTATGAGCGGCAAAGGTCCCTGCTCTAA
- a CDS encoding short chain dehydrogenase produces the protein MSLATRALASSRNSSPGIDITDVASVKEFFNQAGSFDTIVAALGSAPFVHLEYADTEDFQAGFNNKLQGQINLVMHELDHLVDGGSFTLITGILTQHPVEKSVVASTFNGGLEAFTYAASTDIPPRGIRIKTVSPNVVEESVDTYGAFFPGFEPVRAQSVADSLSAPPMA, from the coding sequence ATGTCATTGGCAACGCGGGCTTTAGCTAGCTCACGCAATTCTTCACCAGGCATCGACATCACCGATGTAGCTTCCGTGAAAGAATTCTTCAACCAGGCTGGTTCATTCGATACAATTGTCGCTGCCTTAGGTTCCGCACCGTTTGTGCACCTTGAATACGCAGACACCGAGGACTTCCAGGCAGGGTTCAATAACAAGCTGCAGGGCCAGATCAACCTTGTGATGCACGAGCTAGACCACCTTGTTGACGGTGGTTCTTTCACGCTCATCACCGGCATCTTGACCCAACATCCGGTAGAAAAGTCTGTGGTTGCATCGACTTTTAACGGCGGCCTTGAGGCATTTACCTACGCTGCAAGCACCGACATCCCCCCCCGCGGTATCCGCATTAAGACGGTTAGCCCCAACGTCGTTGAAGAATCGGTCGACACCTATGGCGCCTTCTTCCCTGGCTTCGAACCAGTTCGCGCACAAAGCGTCGCCGATTCCTTGTCCGCTCCGCCCATGGCGTAG